The DNA segment TCATCAACTACCAGTCCCCCGAGGACGAGAAGACGTACCTGCACCGCATCGGCCGTACCGGCCGCGCGGGGGCGAAGGGTACGGCGATCACGCTGGTCGACTGGGACGACATCCCGCGCTGGCAGCTGATCAACAAAGCGCTGGACCTGGGCTTCGGCGACCCGCCGGAGACGTACTCCACCTCCCCGCACCTGTTCACCGACCTCGGCATCTCCGAGGGCACGAAGGGGGTCCTGCCACGTTCGGAGCGCGTCCGCGCCGGGCTCGACGCGGAGGAGATGGAGGACCTGGGCGAGCCGGGCGGCCGTGGTGGCCCACGCGGACGCGGTGGCCGCAACGACCGGGCCGACCGCAGCAACCGGGGCGACTCCCGGTCCGCCGATCACGAGCGTTTGGCCCGTACGCCGCGCCGCCGTCGCCGCACACGTGGCGGTACGCCGCTGAGCGAGTCGGCGCGGCAGCCGGCGGTCCCGGCCGTCGAGGGCACCGGTGAAAGCACCGGTGAGACGGAGGCCGGCACCGCTTCCCGCACCCCGCGTCGCCGTCGCCGTATGCGCGGTGGGGCCGCGGCCGAGGCGACGACGGCCCCGGTGACCGCGGTCGAGTCCGCCGAGGCCGCTGTCGCGACGGCGGAGGGCACGACCGGCCACGCGCCAATGGCCCTGGAGGCCCTCGATGCCCCGTCGGGCGAGGTCCCGTCGAAGTCGCGCCGCCGCCGTTCCCGCAGGTCCGCGGAGCCGGAAGCCGTCGACTCCGCGGCCGACGCAGCGGTGGCGGTCGCCGTCGCCCCGTCGGCCGGGAGCACCGCCCCGACCGGGACGGCCCCGGTGACCGGGGAGCCCGAGGCCCCCGCCGCCGAGCCGCGCCGTCGCCGGACCCGCAAGTCCGCGGCCGCGACTGCGTCTTCGGCTGCCGAGGCAGTGGCGGACACGGCCGAGGCGACCGCCGCATCCGTCCCGGAGCCGGTGGAGACCAAGCCGCGCCGCACCCGCAAGAGCGTGGCCAGGGCCCCCGAGGCTGCCGAGGCCGTGCTCGACACCGCCGAAGGCACGGAGGCCAAGCCCCGCCGCCGCACCCGCAAGGCCACCGCGACGGCCGAGGCCGCCGGGACCACCGCGACGGCCGCTGGTATTCCGGCCCAGGCTGCGTCCGAGACCGAGCCGGAGGCAGCCGTGGCGGCCAAGCCCCGGCGCACCCGCAAGACCGCCGCGACGGCGGAGACGGCTGTGGACACGGCCGAGGCCACCGAGGCCAAGCCCCGGGTCCGCCGCACCCGCAAGGCGGCCACCGCCACGCAGCAGCCGGAAGCCTCGCCGGAGACCACGGTCACCACGGCCGAGGCGAAGCCCAAGCGCACCCGGAAGGCGGCGGCCGACAAGACCGTCGACACTGCTGAGGCTGTCGAGGCTGTCGAGACCAAGCCCCGCCGCCGCGCCCGCAAGGCCACCGCGGACACCGCCGGTATCCCGGCCCAGGCTGCGTCCGAGACCGAGCCGGAGGCAGCCGTGGCGGCCAAGCCCCGGCGCACCCGCAAGACCGCCGCGACGGCCCCCGTGGAGTCCACGGAGGCCTGACGCCCACCAGAGGCGACGCCGACGGCCCGGCCCCCACAGAGGTGTGGGGGCCGGGCCGTCGGCGTCGCCCGGCGCCCCGTCCGCGCCCCGTCCGCGCCCCGGCGCCCGCTACCCTCACCCCGTGACCAGCCACCCCTCCCCCGTTTCCCCTCCTTCCGCTCCTTCCGCTTCCCCTGCCCCCTCCCCTCCCTCCCCTTCCTCCCCTCCCTTCTCCACGCTGCCGGCCGGTGCTCGGGCTTACCGGCTCCGCACCGCCCGTGGGGAGTT comes from the Streptomyces sp. KMM 9044 genome and includes:
- a CDS encoding DEAD/DEAH box helicase gives rise to the protein MTLPVALSGSDVIGQAKTGTGKTLGFGLPLLERVTVPADVEAGRAKPEDLTDTPQALVVVPTRELCTQVTNDLLTAGKVRNVRVTAIYGGRAYEPQVEALRKGVDVIVGTPGRLLDLAGQKKLNLKDVRALVLDEADEMLDLGFLPDVEKIINLLPARRQTMLFSATMPGAVIGLARRYMSQPTHIRATAPDDEGATVANTTQFIYRAHNMDKPEMVARILQADSRGLVMVFCRTKRTAADLADQLKQRGFASGAVHGDLGQGAREQALRAFRNGKVDVLVCTDVAARGIDVEGVTHVINYQSPEDEKTYLHRIGRTGRAGAKGTAITLVDWDDIPRWQLINKALDLGFGDPPETYSTSPHLFTDLGISEGTKGVLPRSERVRAGLDAEEMEDLGEPGGRGGPRGRGGRNDRADRSNRGDSRSADHERLARTPRRRRRTRGGTPLSESARQPAVPAVEGTGESTGETEAGTASRTPRRRRRMRGGAAAEATTAPVTAVESAEAAVATAEGTTGHAPMALEALDAPSGEVPSKSRRRRSRRSAEPEAVDSAADAAVAVAVAPSAGSTAPTGTAPVTGEPEAPAAEPRRRRTRKSAAATASSAAEAVADTAEATAASVPEPVETKPRRTRKSVARAPEAAEAVLDTAEGTEAKPRRRTRKATATAEAAGTTATAAGIPAQAASETEPEAAVAAKPRRTRKTAATAETAVDTAEATEAKPRVRRTRKAATATQQPEASPETTVTTAEAKPKRTRKAAADKTVDTAEAVEAVETKPRRRARKATADTAGIPAQAASETEPEAAVAAKPRRTRKTAATAPVESTEA